Proteins from a single region of Streptomyces glaucescens:
- a CDS encoding M23 family metallopeptidase, giving the protein MAFTRATGKHRRPSRMQRSTARAAGVAALTTTGVIGTLAGPALAAVESPAEQTGLTPVLTIGDEVADQIDAQAAAQQQAAEHAAAVKRAEAAAMERAAEEARKAREAAERAAREAERKRLNTFVLPISGSYVSTGYQAGSSLWSSGSHTGVDFHAASGTSVHSVGTGTVVEAGWGGAYGNQVVIRMHDGTYTQYGHLSSIGVSVGQTVTPGQQIGLSGATGNVTGPHLHFEARTGAEYGSDIDPVAYLRAHGVSI; this is encoded by the coding sequence ATGGCGTTCACCCGCGCCACCGGGAAGCACCGCCGTCCCAGCCGGATGCAGCGTTCCACCGCCCGCGCCGCGGGCGTCGCCGCGCTCACCACCACCGGCGTCATCGGCACCCTGGCGGGCCCGGCGCTCGCCGCCGTCGAGTCCCCCGCCGAGCAGACCGGTCTGACGCCCGTCCTGACCATCGGCGACGAGGTCGCGGACCAGATCGACGCGCAGGCCGCCGCGCAGCAGCAGGCCGCCGAGCACGCCGCCGCCGTCAAGAGGGCCGAGGCGGCCGCGATGGAGCGCGCCGCGGAGGAGGCCCGCAAGGCCCGCGAGGCCGCGGAGCGGGCGGCGAGGGAGGCCGAGCGCAAGCGCCTCAACACCTTCGTGCTGCCGATCAGCGGCTCGTACGTCTCCACCGGCTACCAGGCCGGCAGCTCGCTGTGGTCCTCCGGCAGCCACACCGGTGTCGACTTCCACGCCGCCAGCGGCACCTCGGTGCACTCGGTCGGCACCGGCACGGTCGTGGAGGCCGGCTGGGGCGGGGCGTACGGCAATCAGGTGGTCATCCGGATGCACGACGGCACGTACACCCAGTACGGGCACCTGTCCTCCATCGGCGTGTCCGTCGGCCAGACGGTGACGCCGGGCCAGCAGATCGGCCTGTCCGGCGCGACCGGCAACGTCACCGGCCCGCACCTGCACTTCGAGGCCCGCACCGGCGCGGAGTACGGCTCCGACATCGACCCGGTCGCCTACCTGCGCGCGCACGGCGTGAGCATCTGA
- a CDS encoding GntR family transcriptional regulator — protein sequence MRIPAHSVCTAIRDDIVAGVHERGSRLTEELLARRYGVSRVPVREALRTLEAEGFVVTRRHAGACVAEPTEQEASDLLEMRLLLEPLGASRAAQRRTEAHLKVLRGLVRLGQERARRGHSDDLRSLDGWFHETLAQACGSPALASTLTRLRHMIAWMYVVEAPAGVESWAEHGAIVDAVARGDSERARAITAVHTERATAAHRLRSGPGAERAERVRNSQHAVNTPGSRL from the coding sequence ATGCGTATTCCGGCGCACTCGGTGTGCACGGCGATCCGGGACGACATCGTCGCGGGTGTCCACGAGCGCGGCAGCCGGCTCACCGAGGAACTGCTGGCCCGCCGCTACGGCGTCTCACGCGTCCCCGTCCGGGAGGCCCTGCGCACGCTGGAGGCGGAGGGTTTCGTGGTGACCCGGCGGCACGCGGGCGCGTGCGTCGCGGAGCCCACCGAGCAGGAGGCCTCCGACCTGCTGGAGATGCGTCTGCTGCTGGAGCCGCTGGGCGCCTCCCGCGCGGCCCAGCGGCGCACCGAGGCGCATCTGAAGGTGCTGCGCGGCCTGGTCCGGCTGGGCCAGGAGCGCGCCCGCCGCGGCCACAGCGACGACCTGCGCTCCCTGGACGGCTGGTTCCACGAGACGCTGGCCCAGGCCTGCGGCAGCCCCGCGCTGGCCTCGACGCTGACCCGGCTGCGGCACATGATCGCCTGGATGTACGTCGTGGAGGCGCCGGCCGGAGTGGAGTCCTGGGCGGAGCACGGGGCGATCGTGGACGCCGTGGCGCGCGGCGACAGCGAACGCGCGCGGGCGATCACCGCGGTGCACACCGAGCGCGCGACGGCCGCGCACCGGCTGCGGTCCGGCCCGGGCGCCGAACGCGCGGAGCGTGTGAGGAACTCGCAACATGCCGTAAACACGCCGGGCTCGCGGCTTTAA
- a CDS encoding HPr family phosphocarrier protein, whose amino-acid sequence MAERRVNVGWAEGLHARPASIFVRAATAAGVPVTIAKAGGTPVNAASMLAVLGLGAQGGEEIVLASDAEGADAALDRLAKLVAEGLEELPETV is encoded by the coding sequence ATGGCTGAGCGCCGCGTCAACGTCGGCTGGGCCGAGGGCCTCCACGCCCGCCCCGCCTCCATCTTCGTCCGAGCCGCCACGGCCGCAGGCGTCCCGGTGACGATCGCCAAGGCCGGCGGCACCCCCGTCAACGCGGCCTCCATGCTGGCCGTCCTCGGTCTGGGCGCCCAGGGCGGCGAGGAGATCGTCCTCGCCTCCGACGCCGAGGGCGCGGACGCCGCGCTCGACCGCCTGGCCAAGCTGGTCGCCGAGGGCCTCGAGGAGCTCCCCGAGACCGTCTGA
- a CDS encoding GNAT family N-acetyltransferase, with amino-acid sequence MQTSSDRHEYPAHWEADVVLRDGGTARIRPITVDDAERLVSFYEQVSDESKYYRFFAPYPRLSAKDVHRFTHHDFVDRVGLAATIGGEFIATVRYDRIGRNGLPASARPSPDAALAGGRFAPAPGIPDEAEVAFLVQDAHQGRGVASALLEHIAAVARERGIRRFAAEVLPANTKMIKVFTDAGYTQKRSFEDGVVRLELDLEPTDRSLAVQYAREQRAEARSVQRLLAPGSVAVVGAGRAPGGVGRGVLGNIRDAGFTGRLYAVNRALPDGQKELDGIPAYRSVRDIDGPVDLAVVTVPAERVPEVVTECGEHGVQGLVVISAGYAESGPEGRERQRALVRLARAHGMRIIGPNAFGIINNSPETRLNASLAPEPPRPGRIGLFAQSGAIGIALLSRLHRRGGGVTGVTGVSTFVSSGNRADVSGNDVLQYWYDDPDTDVVLMYLESIGNPRKFTRLARRTAAAKPLVVVQGAGSAPQGHAVRATRLPHATVSALLRQAGVIRVDTITELVDTGLLLARQPLPPGPRVAILGNSESLGVLTYDACLSEGLRPAPPLDLTTAATPEDFRAALSRALADDTCDAVVVTAIPAIGEESAGDAALAAALRSAAERTPSKPVLVVHVELGGLAEALSAATSTAPRARAATAGTAEPETRPEPETPAEPADGTRLIPAYPAAERAVRALAEAVRYAQWRREAADPGKVPEYDDIDEKGAARLIGGLLARGQGLSLGTDETCELLGRYGIPVRRALPAPTPEEAVAAARALGYPVALKATAPHLRHRADLGGVRLDLADEEQLRRAYAELTGLFGTPQELRPVVQAMAPRGVDTVVRAVIDPAAGAVLSFGLAGAASQLLGDMAHRLVPVTDREAASLVRSIRTAPLLFGWRGSAPVDTPALEELLLRVSRLVDDHPEVVAVTLEPVVVATEGLSVLGASVRLAPPPARDDLGPRTLPAY; translated from the coding sequence ATGCAGACCTCGTCGGACCGGCACGAGTACCCCGCCCACTGGGAGGCCGACGTGGTGCTGCGCGACGGCGGCACCGCACGCATCCGCCCCATCACCGTCGATGACGCCGAGCGCCTGGTCAGCTTCTACGAGCAGGTCTCGGACGAGTCGAAGTACTACCGCTTCTTCGCGCCCTACCCGCGCCTGTCCGCGAAGGACGTCCACCGCTTCACGCACCACGACTTCGTGGACCGGGTGGGACTCGCGGCCACGATCGGCGGCGAGTTCATCGCCACCGTACGCTACGACCGCATCGGCAGGAACGGACTGCCCGCCTCCGCCCGCCCGTCGCCGGACGCCGCCCTCGCCGGAGGACGCTTCGCGCCCGCCCCCGGCATCCCCGACGAGGCCGAGGTCGCCTTCCTGGTGCAGGACGCCCACCAGGGCCGCGGCGTCGCCTCCGCCCTGCTGGAGCACATCGCCGCCGTCGCCCGCGAGCGCGGCATCCGCCGCTTCGCCGCCGAGGTGCTGCCCGCCAACACCAAGATGATCAAGGTGTTCACGGACGCCGGGTACACCCAGAAGCGCAGCTTCGAGGACGGCGTCGTCCGCCTCGAACTGGACCTCGAACCCACCGACCGCTCCCTGGCCGTGCAGTACGCGCGCGAACAGCGCGCCGAGGCCCGCTCCGTGCAGCGGCTGCTCGCCCCCGGCTCGGTCGCCGTCGTCGGCGCCGGCCGCGCCCCCGGCGGCGTGGGACGCGGGGTGCTCGGCAACATCCGGGACGCCGGCTTCACCGGGCGCCTGTACGCGGTCAACCGCGCCCTGCCCGACGGGCAGAAGGAACTGGACGGGATCCCCGCGTACCGGTCCGTGCGGGACATCGACGGCCCCGTCGACCTCGCGGTCGTCACCGTGCCCGCCGAGCGGGTCCCCGAGGTCGTGACCGAGTGCGGCGAGCACGGCGTCCAGGGGCTGGTGGTCATCTCCGCCGGATACGCCGAGAGCGGCCCCGAGGGACGCGAGCGCCAGCGGGCCCTGGTGCGCCTCGCCCGCGCCCACGGCATGCGCATCATCGGCCCCAACGCCTTCGGGATCATCAACAACTCCCCGGAGACACGCCTCAACGCCTCCCTCGCCCCCGAACCGCCGCGCCCCGGACGGATCGGCCTGTTCGCCCAGTCCGGCGCGATCGGCATCGCCCTGCTGTCCCGGCTGCACCGCCGCGGCGGCGGCGTCACGGGAGTCACCGGCGTGTCGACCTTCGTGTCCTCCGGCAACCGCGCGGACGTCTCCGGCAACGACGTCCTCCAGTACTGGTACGACGACCCGGACACCGACGTGGTCCTGATGTACCTGGAGTCCATCGGCAACCCCCGCAAGTTCACCCGCCTCGCCCGCCGGACGGCGGCGGCCAAGCCGCTGGTCGTGGTCCAGGGCGCCGGGTCCGCCCCGCAGGGCCACGCCGTGCGCGCCACGCGGCTGCCGCACGCCACGGTCTCCGCGCTGCTGCGCCAGGCCGGCGTCATCCGCGTGGACACCATCACCGAACTGGTGGACACCGGCCTGCTGCTCGCCCGCCAGCCGCTGCCGCCCGGACCGCGCGTGGCGATCCTCGGCAACTCCGAGTCCCTGGGCGTGCTGACCTACGACGCCTGCCTCTCCGAGGGCCTCAGGCCCGCCCCGCCCCTGGACCTGACGACCGCCGCGACGCCGGAGGACTTCCGCGCGGCCCTGTCCCGCGCCCTGGCCGACGACACCTGCGACGCGGTGGTGGTCACCGCGATACCCGCGATCGGGGAGGAGTCCGCCGGGGACGCCGCCCTGGCCGCGGCGCTGCGCTCCGCGGCCGAGCGGACGCCGTCCAAGCCGGTCCTGGTCGTCCACGTGGAACTGGGCGGACTCGCCGAGGCCCTGTCGGCCGCCACGAGCACCGCCCCACGCGCGCGTGCCGCGACCGCCGGCACCGCCGAACCCGAAACCCGCCCGGAGCCCGAGACCCCGGCCGAGCCCGCCGACGGCACCCGCCTCATCCCCGCCTACCCCGCCGCCGAACGCGCCGTCCGCGCCCTCGCCGAAGCCGTGCGGTACGCGCAGTGGCGGCGCGAGGCCGCCGACCCCGGCAAGGTGCCGGAGTACGACGACATCGACGAGAAGGGCGCCGCCCGGCTGATCGGCGGCCTCCTCGCCCGCGGCCAGGGCCTCTCCCTCGGCACCGACGAGACCTGCGAGCTGCTCGGCCGGTACGGCATCCCGGTGCGCCGCGCCCTGCCCGCCCCCACCCCCGAGGAGGCCGTCGCCGCCGCGCGCGCCCTCGGCTACCCGGTGGCCCTCAAGGCCACCGCCCCGCACCTGCGGCACCGCGCGGACCTCGGCGGCGTCCGCCTGGACCTCGCGGACGAGGAACAGCTGCGCCGGGCGTACGCCGAACTGACCGGCCTGTTCGGCACGCCGCAGGAGCTGCGCCCGGTGGTGCAGGCCATGGCACCGCGCGGGGTGGACACCGTCGTCCGCGCGGTGATCGACCCCGCCGCCGGGGCGGTGCTGTCCTTCGGGCTCGCCGGGGCGGCCTCGCAGCTGCTCGGCGACATGGCGCACCGGCTGGTCCCGGTCACCGACCGGGAGGCGGCCTCCCTGGTCCGGTCGATCCGGACGGCACCGCTGCTGTTCGGCTGGCGGGGCTCGGCACCCGTCGACACCCCCGCTCTGGAGGAGCTGCTGCTGCGGGTGTCCCGGCTGGTCGACGACCACCCCGAAGTGGTCGCGGTCACGCTGGAGCCGGTCGTCGTCGCCACCGAGGGCCTGAGCGTGCTCGGCGCCTCGGTGCGGCTGGCCCCGCCCCCCGCCCGCGACGACCTGGGCCCGCGCACGCTCCCCGCCTACTGA
- a CDS encoding DUF5998 family protein, with product MDGMAKTSTTTQGLRAAIERSGYYPALVAEAVEAAVGGEPIRSYLVHQETTFDQNEVRRHVTVLVLTGTRFIVSHTDEQAADNTSPTPYATTSTESVKLGRISSVVVSRVVANPESYTPGSLPREVVLTIGWGAVSRIDLEPAACGDPNCEADHGYTGSTTADDLSLRVSEAGDGPETVRQALAFAQAISEATADPTR from the coding sequence ATGGACGGCATGGCCAAGACCAGTACGACGACCCAGGGGCTGCGGGCGGCGATCGAACGCAGCGGCTACTACCCGGCCCTCGTGGCCGAGGCGGTGGAGGCCGCCGTGGGCGGCGAGCCCATCCGGTCGTACCTGGTCCACCAGGAGACGACGTTCGACCAGAACGAGGTCCGCCGGCACGTGACCGTGCTGGTCCTCACCGGCACCCGCTTCATCGTCAGCCACACCGACGAGCAGGCCGCCGACAACACCTCGCCGACGCCGTACGCCACCACCTCCACGGAGTCCGTGAAGCTCGGCCGGATCTCGTCGGTGGTGGTCAGCCGCGTGGTCGCCAACCCGGAGTCGTACACGCCGGGCAGCCTCCCGCGCGAGGTCGTGCTCACGATCGGCTGGGGTGCCGTCTCCCGGATCGACCTGGAGCCCGCCGCCTGCGGCGACCCCAACTGCGAGGCCGACCACGGCTACACGGGCAGCACCACCGCCGACGACCTCAGCCTGCGCGTCAGCGAGGCCGGCGACGGCCCGGAGACGGTGCGCCAGGCGCTCGCCTTCGCGCAGGCCATCTCCGAGGCGACCGCGGACCCGACCCGCTGA
- a CDS encoding alkaline phosphatase family protein has protein sequence MVQPPTAWDSHPEPLAVDSAPLPEYGTGSLADLLPTLAAGMGVPGVTAAIPELAPADRNCVFLIDGLGWEQLRAHPDEAPFLTSLLAASRGGTGRPLTTGYPATTATSLASVGTGLPPGAHGLPGYTVRNPATGELMNQLRWQPWTEPGAWQPYPTVFELADRAGVHAAQVSSPAFANTPLTKVALSGGTFHGRLSGEDRMDLAAEQLAAADRSLVYTYYAEVDGAGHRYGVDSDTWRGQLMYVDRLVQRLAEQLPPRSALYVTADHGMVDVPFDEEHRIDFDEDWELRAGVALLGGEGRARHVYAVPGAANDVLTCWREVLGEQFWVASRDEAITAGWFGPRVDERVYARIGDVVAAARDDVLLIASEREPNESAMVGNHGSLTPAEQLVPLLEVRT, from the coding sequence ATGGTGCAGCCGCCCACCGCCTGGGACTCCCACCCGGAACCCCTCGCCGTCGACTCCGCCCCCCTGCCCGAGTACGGCACGGGATCGCTCGCCGATCTGCTGCCCACGCTCGCCGCGGGCATGGGCGTGCCCGGTGTGACGGCCGCCATCCCGGAGCTGGCCCCCGCCGACCGCAACTGCGTGTTCCTGATCGACGGCCTCGGCTGGGAGCAGCTGAGGGCGCACCCGGACGAGGCGCCGTTCCTGACCTCGCTGCTGGCCGCCTCCCGCGGCGGCACCGGCCGCCCGCTGACCACCGGCTACCCGGCGACCACGGCGACGTCCCTGGCGTCCGTCGGCACCGGCCTGCCCCCGGGCGCCCACGGCCTGCCCGGCTACACCGTCCGCAACCCCGCCACCGGCGAGCTCATGAACCAGCTGCGCTGGCAGCCGTGGACCGAGCCGGGCGCCTGGCAGCCGTACCCCACCGTCTTCGAGCTGGCCGACCGCGCGGGCGTGCACGCCGCCCAGGTGTCCTCCCCGGCCTTCGCGAACACCCCGCTGACCAAGGTGGCGCTCAGCGGCGGCACCTTCCACGGACGGCTGTCCGGCGAGGACCGCATGGACCTCGCGGCCGAGCAGCTGGCCGCCGCGGACCGCAGCCTGGTCTACACGTACTACGCCGAGGTCGACGGCGCCGGCCACCGCTACGGCGTCGACTCCGACACCTGGCGCGGCCAGCTCATGTACGTCGACCGCCTGGTCCAGCGCCTGGCCGAGCAACTGCCCCCGCGCAGCGCGCTGTACGTCACCGCCGACCACGGCATGGTCGACGTGCCGTTCGACGAGGAGCACCGCATCGACTTCGACGAGGACTGGGAGCTGCGCGCCGGGGTCGCCCTGCTGGGCGGCGAGGGCCGCGCCCGGCACGTCTACGCCGTGCCCGGCGCCGCGAACGACGTCCTGACCTGCTGGCGGGAAGTGCTCGGCGAACAGTTCTGGGTGGCCTCGCGGGACGAGGCGATCACCGCGGGCTGGTTCGGGCCGCGGGTGGACGAGCGGGTGTACGCGCGCATCGGCGACGTCGTCGCCGCCGCCCGGGACGACGTGCTGCTCATCGCCTCCGAGCGGGAGCCCAACGAGTCGGCGATGGTCGGCAACCACGGCTCGCTGACCCCCGCCGAGCAGCTCGTCCCGCTGCTCGAAGTACGGACCTGA
- a CDS encoding thymidine kinase, with protein sequence MPELVFFSGTMDCGKSTLALQIEHNRSARGLQGMIFTRDDRAGEGKLSSRLGLVTDAVEVEDGMDLYAYLVDHLSHGGRADYVIADEAQFLAPEQIDQLARVVDDLGLDVYAFGITTDFRTKLFPGSQRLVELADRVEVLQVEALCWCGARATHNARTVGGEMVVEGAQVVVGDVNQAEAVGYEVLCRRHHRRRMTAATAHAAALSPDVLPVPQTT encoded by the coding sequence ATGCCCGAGCTGGTCTTCTTCTCCGGAACCATGGACTGCGGGAAGTCGACCCTGGCTCTCCAGATCGAGCACAACCGCTCGGCGCGCGGCCTCCAGGGCATGATCTTCACCCGGGACGACCGCGCGGGCGAGGGCAAGCTGTCCTCCCGGCTCGGCCTGGTCACCGACGCGGTCGAGGTCGAGGACGGCATGGACCTCTACGCGTACCTCGTCGACCACCTCTCGCACGGCGGCCGCGCGGACTACGTGATCGCCGACGAGGCGCAGTTCCTCGCACCCGAGCAGATCGACCAGCTCGCGCGCGTGGTCGACGACCTGGGGCTCGACGTCTACGCCTTCGGCATCACCACCGACTTCCGCACCAAGCTCTTCCCCGGCTCGCAGCGGCTGGTGGAGCTGGCCGACCGGGTCGAGGTCCTCCAGGTCGAGGCCCTGTGCTGGTGCGGTGCCCGCGCCACCCACAACGCCCGCACCGTCGGCGGTGAGATGGTCGTCGAGGGCGCCCAGGTGGTCGTCGGCGACGTCAACCAGGCCGAGGCCGTCGGCTACGAGGTGCTGTGCCGCCGCCACCACCGCCGCCGGATGACCGCGGCGACCGCCCACGCGGCTGCCCTGTCCCCGGACGTCCTGCCGGTGCCGCAGACCACCTGA
- a CDS encoding VOC family protein: protein MTEARGSDDRPGEPARCAPGTPCWVSLMVHGMAATQEFYAGLFGWEFRPGPPRLGPGVRAVLDGRDVAGIGQLPPDRHLPVAWTPYFASDDAHRTAEAARRCGGTIGVGPLDAGEAGRLAIGSDPAGAVFGIWQGARHRGTAVPGVPGTPVWNELLTYETATVAKFYETVFGHEEEPVACAGLDHVTLSVEGRAVAGIHGVGRAVRRDRGPHWLTYFEVADTDDALRRLTGLGGHVLAPAEDGDRGRVATVTDPEGARFRLLQRP from the coding sequence ATGACCGAGGCACGGGGGTCGGACGACCGGCCCGGCGAACCAGCCCGGTGCGCGCCCGGCACGCCCTGCTGGGTGAGTCTGATGGTGCACGGGATGGCGGCCACCCAGGAGTTCTACGCGGGGCTGTTCGGCTGGGAGTTCCGCCCCGGTCCCCCACGGCTCGGGCCCGGTGTGCGGGCCGTGCTCGACGGCCGCGACGTGGCGGGCATCGGGCAGTTGCCGCCCGACCGGCACCTCCCCGTCGCCTGGACCCCCTACTTCGCCTCCGACGACGCGCACCGGACGGCGGAGGCCGCGCGGCGGTGCGGAGGCACGATCGGCGTGGGCCCGCTGGACGCGGGCGAGGCGGGCCGGCTGGCGATCGGCTCCGACCCCGCGGGAGCCGTCTTCGGGATCTGGCAGGGGGCCCGGCATCGCGGCACGGCCGTCCCCGGGGTGCCCGGCACCCCCGTCTGGAACGAGCTGCTGACCTACGAGACCGCGACCGTCGCCAAGTTCTACGAGACCGTCTTCGGCCACGAGGAGGAGCCCGTGGCCTGCGCGGGCCTCGACCACGTGACCCTCTCCGTCGAGGGGCGGGCGGTGGCCGGCATCCACGGCGTGGGCCGCGCCGTGCGGCGCGACCGGGGCCCGCACTGGCTGACGTACTTCGAGGTGGCGGACACCGACGACGCGCTCCGCCGCCTGACCGGGCTGGGCGGGCACGTCCTCGCGCCGGCCGAGGACGGCGACCGCGGCCGGGTCGCGACGGTGACCGACCCCGAAGGTGCCCGCTTCCGCCTGCTCCAGCGCCCCTGA
- a CDS encoding sulfurtransferase, whose product MNAIISASALAGALAGPNPPVLLDVRWQLSLARAAGEPPFDGRAAYAAGHLPGAVFVDLDRELAGTPGARGRHPLPGLAEFGAVMRRAGVSSGTPVVVYDGGQGWAAARAWWMLRWTGHPDVRVLDGGLPSWEGPLSQEEPTPREGDFQPVAGPGLLDADGAAALARSGVLFDARAAERYRGEVEPIDRVGGHIPGAVSAPTTENVTSDGRFLPAGELRARFEALGARADTEVGVYCGSGVSGAHEVLALAVAGIPAALYVGSWSEWSSDPERPVAVGADPQ is encoded by the coding sequence ATGAACGCCATCATCTCCGCATCCGCACTCGCCGGCGCACTGGCGGGGCCGAACCCGCCCGTACTGCTCGATGTCCGCTGGCAGCTCAGTCTGGCCAGGGCGGCGGGCGAGCCGCCCTTCGACGGCCGCGCGGCGTACGCGGCCGGGCACCTGCCCGGCGCCGTCTTCGTCGACCTGGACCGGGAGTTGGCCGGGACCCCGGGGGCGCGGGGCCGGCATCCGCTGCCCGGCCTGGCGGAGTTCGGCGCCGTGATGCGCCGCGCGGGCGTGTCGTCCGGGACGCCGGTCGTCGTGTACGACGGCGGACAGGGCTGGGCCGCGGCCCGCGCCTGGTGGATGCTGCGCTGGACGGGTCACCCGGACGTGCGGGTCCTCGACGGCGGGTTGCCGTCCTGGGAGGGGCCGTTGTCCCAGGAGGAGCCGACGCCCCGGGAGGGTGACTTCCAGCCGGTCGCGGGACCGGGGCTGCTGGACGCCGACGGCGCGGCCGCGCTGGCTCGTTCCGGCGTGTTGTTCGACGCGCGCGCGGCGGAGCGGTACCGGGGGGAGGTGGAGCCGATCGACCGGGTCGGCGGGCACATCCCGGGTGCGGTCTCCGCACCGACCACCGAGAACGTGACCTCCGACGGCCGCTTCCTGCCTGCCGGGGAACTGCGGGCCCGCTTCGAGGCCCTGGGCGCCCGTGCGGACACGGAGGTCGGCGTGTACTGCGGTTCGGGCGTCTCCGGCGCCCACGAGGTGCTGGCCCTGGCGGTGGCGGGCATCCCGGCGGCCCTCTACGTGGGCTCCTGGTCGGAGTGGTCGTCGGACCCGGAGCGTCCGGTGGCGGTCGGAGCGGATCCGCAGTAG
- the sepH gene encoding septation protein SepH has product MPELRVVAVSNDGTRLVLKAADSTEYTLPIDERLRAAVRGDRPRLGQIEIEVESHLRPRDIQARIRAGATAEEVAQMAGIPVDRVRRFEGPVLAERAFMAERARKTPVRRPGENSGPLLGEAVQERLLLRGAEKDTVQWDSWRRDDGTWEVLLVYRVAGEPHSASWTYDPPRRLVQAVDAEARSLIGESDDLGAPEPSFPFVPRIARLPRDRALAGSLDRDRDRDRERPNLPAPVPEPAEETAATASGERDSLTSLLEAVPSFRGDLVVPERPGEAGEEPDDDEPAVEEPPAPAASAGSAYADVLMPRSVGSHRDRLIGATDRQAEADGVRPGRRAAVPSWDEIVFGTRRKKQE; this is encoded by the coding sequence ATGCCCGAACTGCGTGTCGTGGCCGTCTCCAATGACGGCACACGGCTGGTGCTGAAGGCTGCGGACAGCACGGAGTACACGCTTCCGATCGACGAACGGCTCCGCGCCGCCGTGCGCGGCGACCGTCCCCGCCTCGGCCAGATCGAGATCGAGGTGGAGAGCCATCTCCGCCCCCGCGACATCCAGGCGCGTATACGCGCGGGTGCGACCGCGGAAGAGGTCGCCCAGATGGCCGGCATCCCCGTCGATCGCGTACGCCGCTTCGAGGGCCCGGTGCTCGCCGAGCGCGCCTTCATGGCCGAGCGGGCCCGCAAGACCCCGGTGCGCCGCCCCGGCGAGAACTCCGGTCCGCTGCTCGGCGAGGCCGTCCAGGAGCGGCTGCTGCTGCGCGGCGCCGAGAAGGACACCGTCCAGTGGGACTCCTGGCGCCGCGACGACGGCACCTGGGAAGTGCTGCTGGTCTACCGTGTGGCGGGCGAGCCGCACTCGGCGAGCTGGACCTACGACCCGCCCCGGCGGCTCGTGCAGGCCGTCGACGCCGAGGCGCGCTCGCTGATCGGCGAGTCCGACGACCTCGGGGCGCCCGAGCCCAGCTTCCCGTTCGTGCCGCGGATCGCCCGGCTGCCGCGCGACCGCGCGCTGGCCGGATCCCTGGACCGGGACCGCGACCGCGACCGGGAGCGGCCGAACCTGCCCGCCCCGGTGCCCGAGCCCGCGGAGGAGACCGCGGCGACGGCGTCGGGCGAGCGGGACTCGCTGACCAGCCTGCTGGAGGCCGTGCCGAGCTTCCGCGGGGACCTGGTGGTCCCGGAGCGGCCCGGCGAGGCCGGCGAGGAGCCCGACGACGACGAGCCCGCGGTGGAGGAGCCGCCGGCGCCCGCCGCCTCGGCCGGTTCCGCCTACGCCGACGTCCTCATGCCCCGCTCGGTGGGCAGCCACCGCGACCGCCTGATCGGTGCCACCGACCGCCAGGCCGAAGCGGACGGCGTCCGCCCGGGCCGCCGCGCGGCCGTGCCCAGCTGGGACGAGATCGTCTTCGGCACGCGCCGCAAGAAGCAGGAGTAA